A window of the Verrucomicrobiia bacterium genome harbors these coding sequences:
- a CDS encoding metallopeptidase family protein — translation MATDEVESTLAALPAGLRERAVALPITFEPIPNAALQEDGITADTLGLFTGAEFVDEETVPMPPQIILFLENLWNLADGDESVFRAEVRTTLLHELGHYLGLNEQDLFERGLE, via the coding sequence ATGGCTACGGATGAAGTGGAATCGACGCTTGCCGCGTTGCCCGCAGGGTTGCGCGAGCGTGCCGTGGCATTGCCGATCACGTTCGAACCGATTCCCAATGCGGCGTTGCAGGAGGACGGAATCACTGCTGACACACTCGGACTATTCACGGGCGCGGAATTCGTCGATGAGGAAACTGTTCCCATGCCGCCGCAGATCATCCTGTTTCTGGAAAATCTTTGGAACCTGGCCGACGGCGATGAATCTGTGTTTCGCGCGGAGGTGAGGACGACCTTGTTGCACGAACTCGGACATTACCTTGGCTTGAACGAGCAGGATTTGTTTGAGCGCGGATTGGAGTGA